A DNA window from Setaria viridis chromosome 2, Setaria_viridis_v4.0, whole genome shotgun sequence contains the following coding sequences:
- the LOC117843417 gene encoding glycerophosphodiester phosphodiesterase GDPD6, translating to MDAGSVEAHPAGVVAAVLVAAAAVASSVVAARPLVGEGGGGAWGGSRAPLQTSRPFNIAHRGSNGEFPEETAAAYARAIDEGADFIEADIEATRDGHLVCFHDTTLDDATDVADHPEFAGRRRTLEVQWANVTGYFITDFTLAELKTLRAKQRWDFRDKSHDGISPIITFEEFIDIALNAKRVVGIYPEMKNPAFMNKHVRWADGKRYEDKFVATLKKYGYGGRYMSPAWRAKPVFVQSFAPTSLVRAAGLTDSPLIFLIDDVTVRTEDFNQSYDEITSGEYLDYMSKYVVGIGPWKDTVVPPTKDNRLATPTDLVAMAHARGLQVHPYTYRNENKFLHFNFRQDPYAEYDYWINDVGVDGLFTDFPASLRRFQEWTAKKKD from the exons ATGGATGCTGGTTCAGTTGAGGCACACCCGGCTG GGGTGGTCGCGGCCgtgttggtggcggcggcggccgtcgcgtCCAGCGTCGTCGCGGCACGGCCGCTGGTCGGGGAAGGTGGAGGCGGGGCGTGGGGGGGCAGCAGGGCGCCGCTGCAGACGTCGCGGCCCTTCAACATCGCGCACCGGGGCTCCAACGGCGAGTTTCccgaggagacggcggcggcgtacgcGCGCGCCATCGACGAGGGCGCCGACTTCATCGAGGCGGACATCGAGGCCACCAGGGACGGCCACCTCGTCTGCTTCCACGACACCACGCTCGACGACGCCACCGACGTCGCCGACCACCCGGAGttcgccggacgccgccgcacGCTCGAGGTGCAGTGGGCCAACGTCACCGGATACTTCATCA CTGATTTCACGCTGGCGGAGCTGAAGACGCTGAGGGCGAAGCAGCGATGGGACTTCCGCGACAAGTCCCACGACG GCATTTCGCCGATCATCACGTTCGAGGAGTTCATCGACATCGCGCTGAACGCCAAGAGGGTGGTGGGGATCTACCCGGAGATGAAGAACCCGGCGTTCATGAACAAGCACGTTCGTTGGGCGGACGGGAAGAGGTACGAGGATAAGTTCGTCGCGACGCTCAAGAAGTACGGGTACGGCGGCAGGTACATGTCGCCGGCGTGGCGCGCGAAGCCGGTGTTCGTCCAGTCCTTCGCGCCGACTTCTCTggtccgcgccgccggcctcacCGACTCGCCGCTCATCTTCCTCATCGACGACGTGACCGTCCGGACCGAGGACTTTAACCAGTCCTACGACGAGATCACCTCCGGCGAGTACCTGGACTACATGAGCAAGTACGTGGTCGGCATCGGGCCCTGGAAGGACACGGTGGTGCCGCCGACCAAGGACAACCGGCTGGCGACGCCGACGGACCTCGTCGCCATGGCGCACGCGCGAGGGCTGCAGGTGCACCCTTACACGTACCGCAACGAGAACAAGTTCCTGCACTTCAACTTCAGGCAGGACCCCTACGCCGAGTACGACTACTGGATCAACGACGTTGGCGTCGACGGGCTCTTCACCGACTTCCCGGCGAGCCTCCGCCGGTTCCAGGAGTGGACGGCCAAGAAGAAAGACTGA
- the LOC117843416 gene encoding LRR receptor-like serine/threonine-protein kinase RPK2, translating to MRRRPPPPPPPTPPMAAQTLLPTLLLLLLLLGDATSVSGSGEREALMEFKAAMTADPGGLLRDWTPESADHCRWPGVSCGAGGEVVALNVSSAPGRALAGALSPAVAALRGLRVLALPSHALSGPLPPAIWSLRRLRVLDLSGNRLQGGIPAALACVGLQTLDLAYNQLNGSVPAALGALPGLRRLSLASNRFGGAIPDELGGAGCRSLQFLDLSGNLLVGGIPRSLGNCSQLEALLLSSNLLDDIIPPEIGRLKNLRALDVSRNSLSGPVPAELGGCVQLSVLVLSNPYAPLGGSNSSDYGEVDDFNYFQGGIPEAVVALPKLRVLWAPRATLEGELPGNWSSCQSLEMMNLGENLLSGGIPKDLVECENLRFFNLSSNKLTGSVDPSLPVPCMDVFDVSGNQLSGAIPGFISKNCLSSQSPLDDLVSEYSSFFTYQALAGFVSSSLPLGVHLTSYHSFARNNFTGSVTSLPLAAEKLGMQGSYAFLADGNRLGGQLQPSIFDKCNNSRGFVVEVSDNLIAGAIPAEIGSLCSSLVVLGIAGNQLSGAIPSSIGELSYLVSLDLSRNGLGGEIPTSVKKLPHLERLSLAHNLLNGTIPADINQLHALRVLDLSSNLLTGVIPDALADLRNLTALLLDNNKLTGKIPSGFANSASLAMFNVSFNNLSGPVPTNGNTVRCDSVIGNPLLQSCHVYTLAVPSAAQQGRGLNSNGSNDTTPTDAQNEGGNNAFNAIEIASITSATAIVSVLLALIVLFIYTRKCAPRMSARSSGRKEVTIFQDIGVPITYETVVRATGSFNASNCIGSGGFGATYKAEIAPGVLVAIKRLSVGRFQGAQQFHAEIKTLGRLRHQNLVTLVGYHLGESEMFLIYNYLSGGNLERFIQERSKRPVDWKMLHKIALDVAKALAYLHDTCVPRILHRDVKPSNILLDTNNNAYLSDFGLARLLGNSETHATTGVAGTFGYVAPEYAMTCRVSDKADVYSYGVVLMELISDKKALDPSFSPYGNGFNIVAWACMLLRQGRAREFFIDGLWDVGPHDDLVETLHLAVMCTVDSLSIRPTMKQVVQRLKQLQPPIREHR from the coding sequence ATGCGAcggcggcccccgccgccgccgccgccgactccgccCATGGCCGCGCAAACCCTACTACCGACGctgctcttgctgctgctgctgctcggtgACGCCACCTCGGTctccggcagcggcgagcgCGAGGCGTTGATGGAGTTCAAGGCGGCCATGACGGCCGACCCGGGAGGGCTGCTGCGCGACTGGACCCCGGAGTCCGCAGACCACTGCCGCTGGCCGGGCGTGTCGTGCGGCGCGGGTGGTGAGGTGGTCGCGCTCAACGTCTCCTccgcgccgggccgcgcgctcgccggcgcgctGTCCCCGGCCGTCGCGGCGCTGCGGGGGCTCCGCGTGCTCGCTCTCCCGTCCCACGCGCTCTCGGGACCGCTCCCACCCGCGATCTGGTCgctgcgccgcctccgcgtgCTCGACCTCTCCGGCAACCGCCTTCAGGGCGGAATCCCCGCGGCGCTCGCCTGCGTCGGCCTCCAGACGCTGGACCTCGCCTACAACCAGCTCAACGGCTCCGTGCCCGCGGCCCTCGGCGCGCTCCCTGGACTGCGGCGTCTGTCACTTGCCTCCAACCGCTTTGGCGGCGCCATCCCTGACGAACTTGGTGGCGCCGGGTGCCGCAGCCTGCAGTTCCTCGACCTCTCCGGGAACCTGCTCGTCGGTGGCATCCCCCGGAGCCTGGGCAACTGTAGCCAGCTGGAGGCGCTGTTGCTGTCCTCCAATCTGCTGGATGACATTATTCCGCCGGAGATTGGTCGGCTCAAGAACCTGCGGGCTTTGGATGTGTCTAGGAACAGTTTGAGTGGGCCTGTGCCAGCGGAGCTTGGTGGTTGTGTTCAGCTGTCAGTGCTTGTGTTGTCCAATCCTTATGCGCCTCTTGGTGGTTCGAATTCGTCCGATTATGGGGAGGTCGATGACTTTAACTACTTCCAAGGAGGGATTCCGGAAGCTGTTGTGGCGCTGCCGAAGCTGAGGGTGCTATGGGCGCCAAGGGCTACATTGGAGGGAGAATTGCCGGGCAATTGGAGTTCTTGCCAGAGcttggagatgatgaatttGGGGGAGAATCTGTTGTCTGGTGGGATTCCTAAGGACCTGGTGGAATGTGAGAATCTGAGGTTCTTCAATTTGAGCTCGAACAAGCTTACAGGTTCAGTCGATCCTTCACTGCCTGTGCCTTGCATGGACGTATTTGATGTCAGTGGAAACCAGTTATCTGGTGCGATTCCAGGATTTATCTCAAAGAATTGTCTTTCATCCCAGTCCCCATTGGATGACTTGGTGTCAGAGTATTCTTCCTTCTTCACATATCAAGCGCTTGCTGGCTTTGTGTCATCCTCATTACCGTTGGGCGTGCATTTGACAAGCTACCATAGTTTTGCCCGGAACAATTTTACTGGCTCAGTTACATCCTTGCCACTTGCTGCTGAGAAGTTGGGGATGCAGGGGTCCTATGCATTCTTGGCTGATGGGAATCGTCTTGGTGGTCAGCTTCAGCCTAGCATATTTGACAAGTGCAACAACTCAAGGGGCTTTGTTGTGGAAGTCAGTGACAACTTGATAGCTGGAGCTATTCCTGCAGAAATTGGCTCGCTGTGCAGTTCTCTTGTTGTTCTTGGTATTGCTGGTAATCAGCTTTCAGGTGCGATACCATCAAGTATTGGGGAGTTAAGTTACCTTGTCAGCTTGGATTTGAGTAGGAATGGCCTTGGTGGTGAAATTCCTACTTCTGTAAAGAAATTGCCGCACTTAGAGCGCCTCTCTTTGGCCCATAACCTTCTGAATGGCACCATTCCAGCTGATATCAATCAGTTGCATGCTCTCCGGGTTCTGGACCTGTCATCAAACCTCCTCACAGGGGTTATCCCTGATGCCCTTGCTGACTTGAGAAATCTCACTGCACTCCTCCTTGATAACAATAAACTTACTGGGAAGATTCCTTCAGGATTTGCTAACTCAGCATCCCTTGCCATGTTTAATGTGTCATTCAACAATTTGTCTGGCCCGGTGCCAACGAATGGGAATACGGTTAGATGTGACAGCGTTATTGGGAATCCTTTACTGCAATCTTGTCATGTGTACACTCTGGCCGTGCCCTCAGCTGCTCAGCAGGGTCGTGGTTTGAACTCGAATGGCTCCAATGACACAACACCTACAGATGCACAAAATGAAGGAGGGAACAATGCATTCAATGCAATTGAAATAGCTTCTATAACTTCTGCAACAGCCATTGTTTCTGTCCTCCTTGCACTGATCGTGCTCTTCATATACACAAGGAAGTGCGCTCCCCGGATGTCAGCTCGGTCTTCTGGAAGAAAGGAAGTTACAATTTTCCAAGATATAGGTGTGCCGATCACTTATGAGACTGTTGTTCGAGCCACTGGAAGTTTCAATGCGAGCAATTGCATTGGAAGTGGAGGCTTTGGAGCCACTTACAAAGCTGAAATTGCACCTGGAGTGTTGGTAGCTATCAAGAGGCTCTCAGTCGGGAGATTTCAGGGAGCCCAACAGTTCCATGCTGAGATAAAAACCCTAGGGAGATTAAGGCATCAAAATCTTGTTACCTTGGTAGGTTACCATCTTGGCGAGTCTGAAATGTTTCTCATATATAACTACTTATCTGGAGGAAACCTTGAGAGGTTTATACAGGAGAGATCCAAGAGACCAGTGGACTGGAAAATGCTGCACAAGATTGCATTGGATGTTGCAAAAGCACTTGCTTATCTGCATGATACTTGTGTTCCTCGTATCCTTCACCGGGATGTGAAGCCAAGCAATATTTTGTTGGATACTAACAATAATGCTTATCTCTCAGACTTCGGACTGGCGAGACTCTTGGGAAATTCAGAAACACATGCAACCACTGGCGTAGCTGGAACATTTGGATATGTCGCTCCAGAATACGCCATGACTTGCCGTGTTTCAGATAAAGCTGATGTGTATAGCTACGGCGTTGTCCTGATGGAGCTAATTTCAGACAAGAAAGCCTTGGACCCATCATTTTCTCCCTATGGTAATGGGTTCAACATAGTTGCTTGGGCATGCATGCTGCTTCGTCAAGGCCGTGCACGGGAATTCTTTATTGATGGTCTGTGGGATGTTGGCCCCCATGATGACTTGGTAGAGACATTGCATTTAGCAGTGATGTGCACTGTTGATTCGCTCTCTATTCGGCCAACTATGAAGCAGGTCGTCCAGCGGTTAAAGCAACTACAGCCCCCAATTCGTGAACATCGATAG
- the LOC117846593 gene encoding uncharacterized protein: MAFASRIGNALRRTSVPSSSPLLQAVRCMSSSKLFVGGLSYATDETTLRNEFSKYGDVLEARVIMDRESGKSRGFGFVTYTSSEEASAAITAMDGKELQGRPVKVNHANDRAGGIRGGGGFGSGGAYGGGGGYATGGYGGGGGYNSGGYGGNSGGYSSGGYGGNSGGYGGDGGGSGGYGSNSNNASGGGYAGNSGYNDGATSGGYASNFNSASGGGYGSVGSYGTTGNPGGNADGYSSPNTYGAGNYNDASGGGYAGNSGYNDGATSGGYASNFNSASGGGFGSGGNYGTTGNPGGNTGGYSSPNNYGAGNNNSGAPSGGSFGGFGGGFSNGGFTAAAVAAGGGPNSGSNFAGNATSVGFSGHNSAGGFSGGGATGFGANKLQYNGQDDLLGDSYFADKEAAENR; encoded by the exons ATGGCTTTCGCTAGTAGAATTGGAAATGCGCTCAGGAGAACTTCGGTGCCCTCTAGCTCGCCGCTGCTTCAGGCAGTAAGATGCATGTCCTCTTCCAAGctttttgttggag GACTTTCATATGCCACAGATGAAACCACTCTGAGGAATGAATTTTCAAAATATGGAGATGTACTTGAAG CCCGAGTCATCATGGATCGGGAATCCGGCAAGTCAAGGGGATTTGGATTTGTAACTTATACATCCAGCGAAGAAGCCTCAGCTGCAATTACTGCCATGGATGGCAAG GAACTTCAAGGCCGACCTGTAAAGGTGAACCATGCCAATGACCGTGCTGGTGGAATACGTGGAGGTGGTGGATTTGGCTCCGGTGGTGCTtatggtggtggaggtggatatGCTACTGGTGGGtatggcggtggcggtggataTAATTCTGGGGGATATGGTGGTAACAGTGGTGGATATAGTTCTGGAGGGTATGGTGGTAACAGCGGTGGATACggtggagatggtggcggcAGTGGTGGCTATGGTAGCAACTCCAACAATGCTTCTGGTGGCGGATATGCTGGCAACAGTGGTTACAATGATGGAGCTACCAGTGGCGGTTATGCTAGCAACTTCAACAGTGCTTCTGGTGGTGGATACGGCAGTGTAGGAAGCTACGGTACCACTGGCAATCCTGGTGGAAATGCTGATGGGTACAGTTCTCCAAACACCTATGGTGCAGGCAACTACAACGATGCTTCTGGTGGAGGGTATGCTGGCAACAGTGGTTACAATGATGGAGCTACCAGTGGCGGTTATGCTAGCAACTTCAACAGTGCTTCCGGTGGTGGATTCGGCAGTGGAGGAAACTACGGTACCACTGGCAATCCTGGTGGAAACACCGGTGGGTACAGTTCTCCAAACAACTATGGTGCAGGCAATAACAACAGTGGAGCTCCCAGTGGTGGAAGCTTCGGCGGTTTTGGTGGCGGTTTCAGCAATGGAGGTttcactgctgctgctgttgctgctggtggtggtcccAACAGTGGTAGTAACTTTGCTGGAAATGCGACTAGTGTCGGCTTCAGTGGCCACAATAGTGCTGGAGGATTTTCTGGTGGCGGGGCAACAGGATTTGGGGCTAACAAGCTGCAGTACAATGGCCAAGACGACCTGCTGGGCGACAGCTACTTCGCTGACAAGGAAGCGGCGGAGAATAGATGA